From Ciconia boyciana chromosome 18, ASM3463844v1, whole genome shotgun sequence:
AGTCATGGCTGCTTGTGAGGGCGAGAAGTGGCGTGAACACACACGAGTGAACTACTAGAAATCATATACAAAACAAACAgttccaaagaaaacagcataaaatacaaatgaaggCAATTAGTGTTTAAGATACACAAGAGGGGTCACAAGAGTCACAGGGGAACAGGacatggaaaatgcttttttctcatgtttggaACTGTTAAGAGGAGTTAAATTGCACTGTTAATAGCCCTAAACCTTGTTCTTTCACTACTGTCACAAGTCACAGTTAGTTCCCAGTTGTGTTGCATTAGTTGGGAAGGTCACAGGACCTTGGAAAGGAAGCCCAGGAGTCCTGCTGTCAGCGTTTGGTGGCACTCTCCTTGGGAGATGCACCCAAGAGAAGTGTCTGCAGTCTTCACAGATCCTTGTTTGATGCTGGATGAAACCACACTGGCATGAAGGTAGTGACAGTTTTAACCCCAAAGTACTGGCATTTGAGCTCTTCACAGGGAGTTAGCACTGGCACGGAAAAGGAGGCACCACAGCCCCTCAAAGCACAGGTCTCTAACGGAGCGCAGAAGCCAGGTCCCATCTCCGCTCACAGAACAAGAGAGTCTGGGAACTCAGCTAGAGAAATAGCAGTTCTCACCCATCTGCAATGTGCAAGCTCAGCTGAAACAACTGCTGGAGGCACAGTGGTATCTCTGAACCCATCCTAAGCTGCATCTCCCCCTGCTGCAACCCTGCTGTCTTTCAGGGAGCGATGCCTTGCTCAGCACCAGCACCTACTGCTCCCAGACCTGCTCGGCAACCCTCCACCCCAAACGTCAGCCCGATTAATGTTAGATATCACGAGAGTGCGACAGCAACGTCCTTCTTCAGACCTTCTCCAGTCCTTTTTCGCTACCAAGGGAGATCCGCAAACAGGCTCCTGTGCCACTACATTAGCGGGGGCTGTCTGCAACATTTTGAACCCAAGCAATTCATTTGGGCTCAACAACATGAAGAAAttgctgaaaacacagaaacaaagggCAGCAGGTGGAATCATAGGAAAAAATTGGGTAAACATCACTTGTAGCattctgtcattaaaaaaaacttacATGAACaattttccccccttccctcccaagCGCCAAATCTGTTGCATTAATGTCAGGTAAATGTCAGACTCGGGACAGGGATACGTGCTGCAACTCTCCCAAGAAAGGCAGTGGGTATATTGCTATTCAAACACTCATCCTTGTGTACAGTGGGGCAGACGGAGGGGACAAAAATGCAGTAGAAAGTCCTCCTGAGGAGGATGGCATCTCAGTGTCCATCAGTCTGGCTTCAGTCTTAATGGTCTGTCcagaacaataaaatattaataaaaaggcATGGTGTGACATCAGCATTTAGACTTGTAGTCCACAAGGCAAGAACTCCACAGATAAGACGATTACGAGTATATGAAACACAGGGAATCTGAGTTAAGAGGGTGGAAAGTGCCTCTTGAACACAGCCCTGCCCTTTGGAGCTGGGGAATCCATTCACAGTCTGTGTCTTTTGCACAGCCCTAACCTGAACACCCCGGTCCTTTGTCAGTCCACACACGTTACTCTCTCCACAGTTGGCTTTGGCCCAttgtgatttgttttatttttaaacctggCTTCTGCTACCTCTGAACAATGTCGCTGATTTCTTTCACCGAACTGAGAAGTTTGCTAAAGTCCTGGGTGGCTGCAGGACCACTGCCAGCTGTTGCTGGGCAGATCTGAAGCTCCCGTAGGTTATTCTCCAGCTTATTGATGGCCTCCCGAAAGGCAAATTTGTTCCTCATCTGCTGAATGGAGTCTACGTAGCTCACGCAGAAGGTGTAGAGGTTCTTGCCGGCTTCCAAGACAGCGCTGTGGCTTGCCATTTGTTCAGAGTTCTTGCTGATGGCGATCCGTAGAGCCTCAGTGCTTTCTAACACCACCCCTTTAGTGATGGTGCCACTGGCAATCCTCTCCGGGGGCTGCCGCGTCTTCCGCAGCGAGACCCTGGTGGATATGAGAGGGATGAAGGCCGTAGATGATGGCTGGTCCCCGCCTGGGGCAGAGGGTACAGATGAGGAAGAGGCAGCTGGGGTTGCTGTGCTCATCAGCAGCTTTGTAGAGGACTGTGGCTTTGGTACAGAGGGGATCCCCAGCTTTTTCACACCTTCCCCTGACTGGTTTGGCTTGACAGCATCGCTGCTCACAGCATCTGCAACCTGAGTCAACTGTTTGGATTTAGGCCCAGACAccacatctgctgctgcttcatggCTGGGGCTGTGAGAAACCTTCCCAGGCTTGCCAATGGAGGATGAAGACAGCGGAAGCGGAGGGGCCGGTTTCAGCTTCGATAACTTCCCTTTGTCCTTCCCTGCCGACTCCGAGGTCTGCTTGAGCCTCCTCAGTCGTGGCTCCTCAGAGGAAGCCTTGCCGGCACCCACGAACCCAGCAGGGTTGAGTTTGGCAGCAGAACCTTGGTCCATCGTCACAGTGGTACCTAAGGCACTGGATTTGACTCCATCGTCCTTGTGGAGCAcgctggaggaaggaggggcagcAGGTTGCCTACGGCCAAGTTTTGGCGTCAGAGTGGGAGGGCTGGAGCCAGGGCTCGATTCTGCATCTTTGAATACATCATCAGTggtctcttcatttttcttaagcaGCCGTGGAGGAGGGGTCACTGTTCCCCTGACAGCAATGTCAGTCTTGGCCTCGTTTGCCCGCTTCCGAGGCAGTGCTGGCTTTTCACTTTTGTGTCCCCCAAAAGTGGAGGAATCAAACTGGCGCCCCGTGGACTGCAAATCCCGAGGCAGAGTCACAGATTTCCACTCTGTGTCCTTTGCTCCATGGGGCACACAGGAGGCTGAGCAGGACCTTAAGAAACGCTTGCTGGAGTTGGAACTACTCTCCTCTTCACCAGCCACCCCTCGACTGCTGCTCATCGTGCTGGACTTCTTCCGTAAGTGGGGAGATAAGAATCCAGAGTTCCCAGCGACAACCCCGTTGGTGACACCAGCCCCGTTGCTTGGACTCTGAAACTTGGAGGGGTCAGCTGCATCTGCAGGGGATGCAATGAAAGCTCCATTGCCAGCATCCCTGcactcctcctccccacccgCCCTGCGGTCCGAGTGGCCATCCATCTCTCTGAAGGAACTGCTCCGTTTTGGAGGGGTAGGAGCagtcttcttcttcttcttgatAAGGGCGCTGAAGAGGTTATGCTTTTTGTCTTTCGGAAGCAGCCTCTCATCTTCATTCAAACTGCTCTCCAGGGCCACCCTCTCCTTCCGTGGGAGCAAAGGAGAAATAGCAGGTTCATGATCCAGAGGGTctgcaagggaaagaagagagtcTACTGAGCACTGCTTCAACAGCCAGAATAATCTGTTTTCTCCCAGGATCAAACCACTGCAGCACCGCGAAAAGGTGCAGGTTCTGTAAAGAGAGCCAATGTCAGACCAGGAGTAAAGCAAGTACAGCCGCACTGAAGCCTGGACTGAACATGGTCCCTAATCCTGCATACATTCATTTCTGAGGTGCTTTCTACAGGACTCGGCTGCCAAACTACTTTCCCTGTAGGCTTCCAATTTAAACAGTGacatacaaacacaaaatgtttatGTTCAGATTCCCACCCTCACATCTGGAGACTTGTCTAAACTTCACACTGTGAAGAAGATAAATATTAAGAGGCCTTTGCTTTAGTCCCTGTGCTGTTGCTGTCTTTTGAATAGCCGACCCTCTGAATTAATAAGACATCTCTGTAACCCACCTCCATCCCTAGTCTCCTTGTTCATTTAGATTCTGATACTCCTAACCTCCTTCCTGATGTCATCCTTTGTGGGGAatggaaataactttttcaCAAGCAGAAATCAAGATGCCCTTCGACAGCTGAACACTTCAGGTTGTACCACCGTGAAGATGGCCAGCTTCGTACAATAATAGAGGAAAGCGGTAGTAACAGTCTCCAGCAGCATCGCTCCAGAAGGAAATGATGGGGTGACCCTTTCTCCACTTAcaagagatatttaaaaatgagtaGTGGTTTATAATAAATTTATACAGAGTCCTGAAGGTCTCTGTATTTGACTGACGAGGTCTCATTCCCAGGCCAGGCACTCAGATGGCATTCTAATTCAAAAGAGGAATGCCTTCAGGGCAGCATATACATTTACAGCTCAAGTAGGCAGTAACCAGGGAGATGAAGCAGAGTCATAGGGGAAAAGGAGGATGCTTCTTAGTCACGTATTGGTGACCATTATGCTATGGGTAGGATTTTGGTCGAGGAAGGGATTTTGGTTGAGGAGGGagaatttgcagaaaaatagtTGTGTACTTTGAGAAGACAGCATGCTTCCAGAGGACGACGTGCAGTTAAACCATTCCCACACAACAACTTATGGGGACCCAGACAACCAGAAGAGCTCTCACAGCACTTCGGGAGGCCATGGCCTTTACTGTGTCTAGACACAGTGGAGCTGCAGAGATCCAGAGAAAACTAGCAGCTTGCACTGAGGATCGGCTTCCAGCTGCTGGACTTGCTATGGAAACACTGACAATTGAAAGGGAAACTGCGATAAAACTTTAATGcgaaatattttctttcacaataaAGAGTGAAATGATTCCCAGCATAATGTTAAAATCATATTATTCCTGCTGCACTTAAATCTCTCAAAGCCCTTAAGTAtttaaatgaagttattttacTTCAAAGCTTGTAATACTAGGCAATTATATTTCCTATATATGGTAAATAACCTTCCTTCCTAAGTCActgatactttctttttccaacattttacatcccctctttttcctcccctttttgTCTAGATGTACGTACATCTGCTACTGAAACATGTACCACTAAGGGAATTTGACATTACACAAGAAAGGTCAGTCACATGAATGGTTAGAGAAGGCACCCTCAACAGGAGCTGGAAAGaaacactgtattttgttttaacgtgttatttttcaaatgaactAGATACAAATCCACTGTATACATTCAGCATTTTGCCACTGCTTTTACTACCTCAGAATGCAAGGTAAGTTGTTGAAGACACTGAATGAAAGAGAGTTTAATTTCATGGAAGATTCTGTAAATACCTCTTTGTCCCTTGCTGAAATTATATTTGGTACCTGCCAAGAGTAATACTCTTCAGTGCTGCAAGCACAAACCTGGTAGGATGGAACAGTGAAGAAACCTCCCTTATGGGGCTTGCTAAACCTGAGCAATCGTCCTGCTTTAAATTATGCAGTGTGGTAGTGTAAAGTGGCTTCAACACAGCAGAGTGGGAGATCCCACTGATAGCTCCTACCAGGGAATGGGAAGAGGATATGATCAGAGAGCTCCATGCTCAGGCTCTGGTCtacagggagctgcagccaacAGCCATTAAGTTAAAAGAACTCCTAGGGCTTCTCTAAGCAACGGCAGGTATAGCGCCAATCCCTCAGCCAGTTAAGGATCCACactcccagctgctctgtgtgtatcTGGTCCCAAGATTAACCACCTACctttgcaaaaaataataaaaggagtTCTGAACCCAGGAAAGCAAACTCAGCAGCCTGTCACCCAGAAACACAATACTGGTACAGAATCTTTCTGTACCAGTACTGGTACAGTAATCTTTCTGGCACCTGTTATTAGATCCAGCTTTTCCTAGGTGAAGACCTGGAGCTGgacatgtattttgttttcctctgtatttccTGAAGGAATAATGACTTTAATTAAAACCTACCACATTCTCCCTGGCCTCGAGCATGTGTAGTCTCCAAGCCCTCGGTGGcatctttgctttcagcagctctCCTTGATGTTCGTGTTTTGGTTGGTAACTCTGGGGCCTGGAGGAAATTGCTGACTACACTCCTCATGCCCTTCTTTCCCAATTCCTTCTCCACCTCTGcaatgcacagaagaaaatcacTACAATCAACAGAAGATAAAAACTATTATGCCGTTCAGAGTTAACAGcgcaaaagaaaagcaaacaacacAAAGTAGAAGTTCCTTGAGGTTGTTCAGCCATTTGGCCCTTTAAAATCAGACGCATGCCCATACATAGAAAAAGCCCACACGTAAACACATCTCTGCTTTCTACGCCGTTTACACCAGGCTGTATAACCTAGGACTGAGTTTCACTACAAAACAGCCTATGAAAGACGTGCAGGGTTAAGGATGCAGTTGGccctttccccatccctggaacTGCCGCTCCAAGAGGGACGCAGACCTACCATCTGATATGCTGGATTCCTGAAACATCGTTTCAAAGGCCTGATGGATCTCAGCAAAGGAGGGTCTATCGGAAGGGCTCCACTGCCAGCCTGAAAAAACAACATCACTCAAAACTTCCCGACAGCATTAGACATTCAGTACGCTGCGCCAGGATGAGCTAGCTATCACAGTTCCTTTTTTACAAAATGAGTGAGATAATGACATGGAAACCTCATTTGAAGGGTACTGGTATCTGCAACCACCACTGAGCCAAAGTAATGCTCGAAAAAAACATATCACACCAAGTCACGTACCAAAAGGCCACAGTGGAAGAGTAACAGTCAGTCCCTTAAGAAGCCTATTGAAGCTCCTGCTTCATCCTTAGAGcacaagcttttctttaaattgtcagggaaaagcagacaaataaaacattgaGCTGAACAACAAATCTCTCCCCCAGGCCTATGGGCTCCCAGTAGAGAAGAACGGCTGGTTTCATAGCGTGTTCATCCTCTGGGGAAAGCAGTTTGAACCAAGCACTTCTACACAGCATTGCACCTTCGCTGGAACTGGCGGGGGCTTTCTTGTGCCTTGCTGTATGTGGCCAGATCCTGGCACTTTTACTGCACCTCTGCAGAgctaaaaagcagcatttgcaggGCTGAGGAACACTTACATGCTCTCATGAGCTCATAAACTTTCTCAGGACAGCCTTCAGGGCGCTCCATACGGTAGTCTTTCTCCAACAGCTCATAAACTTGAGACAGGTCAATCCCAGGGTAAGGGGACATGCCGTAGGTTGCAATTTCCCACAGTAGAACACCAAAGGCTGCAGTGGagaggggacacacacacacacacacacacacaaaaaatcaataagctttgttttcatcttAAATTTGAGAGGATGCTTAGTGGGAGTGGTCACTAAACAGTGCTGCACACTTAAACCAGCTCTGGGTGGCTCAGATCCCATGCTCAAGCAGCAGCTTAAAGTTAAAGAAGCATAACAAGCCTCTTCGTCAGCACAGACAAGTCTCCTGCGATATGACAGGGTAGAATTAGACTAATTTTCAATGTATCAGTTGTCTCAAACCTGAGCGCCTTGAGATCCTTCAAGTCCTATTAAAGGCACAATTAAGAGACTTCACAGTGGATTAGCTGAAACCATTTCACTGCTGCACTGCAGTCTCTCCCTCAATTTGACAGCTCCTCTCATCTGCAACCTCTCCCTAGAGGACTCGCACATTTTAATAGCTCAGTGTTTTTGGGGTGCCCTTGTTTAGCTGCAGCATGGTCTAGAGGGGAAACCTGGGAGGCAGCGGTGAGAGGAAAGTTTCAGCAGTTGCTACCAACAAGACAGGGTGAGGGCAAGACATTTTGATTGCAGGGAaagctgaagaggaaaagggagtgCACAAAAAAGGTCTTGAAACAGGCGAGGCATTCAAGTCCCAGAAGTCGGTGGTGATGCAGGTCAGCACCAGGGTCAGGCAGCTAACCCAGGAGTCGGGCATGCAGAATAGACTCAACACCAGTTCAACAACCTGCATGTAATTAGTTCAGTCACCCTATTCTGTTCTTAACCTGAAGAGAAAGCGATTACAATTCTGCATAAGTAAGGAAATCACATCACATTACATGGTAACACCACCGAGGGCAATTTACATTAGACATTTCTGTGCACAATTTTCTTTGATTGCTGTCTTGAGGCAGTGAGGTGAAAGTGTCTAAACTCTGGcgtgcccagcagcagccgTGGCCTCCAGGGATGGCCGGCTTGCTCTAATCAGATCCCAAAGTCCACTGCCCTGACTCTCACTACACAACGTTATGCTGACCCTAATTAAAGATACCCAATACTCCTTTTGGATCGTTCCTCCCCAAGTACTCTACTCTTTAAAGGCAACAGGGATCCTGCAGTCACCACAGCAATACAGAAGCATCCTTGAGACTGTGGCAGATAGCCGGCAGCAGCCAACACCACCATGTGCAAGtccaaagcagaagaaacaccTCGGTCAGCAATCACATACTCCTTGGGAAGCTGTTTTGGGTTTTCCTCCCTGtctataaaacattttacatcTACCTAAaagtttcttcaaaataaagccTTTTGCTGCACAGTTTCCCCCAAAACTCCAGAAAACTTCGTCGCTGCTTCACTACTATCTGTTGTTTTATATATAGAAGATGCTCAGGATAACATTTTCCAAGGGCCTTCGGGACCACGTCCCACAAACTTCTATCTCATGTCACTGGGCACTTTTGAGAATTTGACCAACAGCTATGGCAGAGAtataaaaaccaaagaaaggCTGATAAAAAGTACAATGAGATTTTCTGCGGTCAGATTTGATAGAATGTAGCTCCATTTAGCTAAGCCTGCGCTTATCACCAGCACCTCAGGGCTCTTCAATAACCATTTGTCATCAaattttccctctgtttctccTCATCTCATTCCAaagattattcttttaaaatgcagaaagacgAGCTTGGAGCTATCACTAGACAGATAcgcacataattttttttttttttacataaaatgaaCCAGATTCTCACTTTCCTCCTCGAAGTAGTCAGAAAGTTCCTGGCTATATAACAATATATCACTTCTTAGTCCTGTGCCAGAACTCTATCAAGGCAGCAGTATCGGTGCCTTCCAGCCCCATTTCATACATTTCTAGAAACGCTACAGTATCCTTTATTTTCATACTTGCCAATGATTCAAACATGTAAAGTCAGGTCGGCATCCTCAGTGCTCCACTCAAAGACTGACTTAGCAGAGATTAGTTCCTGCGCTCTGACAAGCCCATAGAACAATATGGCTCAAACCAGGGAATGCGCTCCCTCCTGAAACGTTTCACAATGTCCTCATTTCACAGCCCTGGAAAAGAAGACTATAATCTGCATTAATTCATACATGCAAATTCTTACCCCAGACGTCAGATTTAATGGAGAACTTGTTGTAGGCCAGGCTTTCTGGTGCAGTCCACTTGATGGGGAATTTTGCTCCGGCGTGGGCAGTGTATGTGTCGCCTGTCATTAGCCTGCTCAGGCCAAAGTCTGCCACCTTCACCAAGTGGTTCTCCCCTACAAGGCAGTTCCTGGCAGCAAGGTCCctaaaaacaagaacaaaaatagaCAATGACAGGTCTTTACCATCTCACTTTTAGCGATAGCAAGGAAACCTGCTGTTCCCGAAGAAACCTGGGCCTGTGTGTGATTATTTTGATCAGAGTATTACACAGAAATTATGTAGTTATATGCATACATGTAAGAGGGAAAGTTATTTTCCATTCCGGCTTTGTAAGACTGtcttccaaactttttttttttttttaatttgaagtgaAAGCTTCAAGAAGCCCCCTCACTTTCAATAAAAGCTGCCACCCtcaggataaaaataatttaaagaaatgtcagtGCTCAAGTTATCAATAGCTGAGGATGAGCACTGAATAAATGAAGTCTCAATGCCTCGCTTCTTGCCCACCTCTCTAGCACTTCGGTCACCCCAGCCAACACCAGTCGCTCTCCAGAACTCCTTTTCCAGTCCTTGCTCAAGCACCAGGTTTAGCTCCCAGCTatgctcttcttcctcccaagTGTCCCACATTTTACAACACAACTTTTTCTTACCATGTTTTGGCCTTTTCAAACCTGTTGTAGCCTCTGCTATCAgtacttacatttttaaaggactggGCAATAAGCAAATTAAGCTTTTCCTCCACATTTTTTTACCTGCCTCCAACCCTGGCAGGTGAGAGATGTGCATGTTGCATTTGCCACTTCCCTGGCTCGTACATGCTGTTAGCACCCTCGGAAATGCTTCATGagtataaaaatgtaaagcacAGAAGTACATTTCTCCTAATACTAGGtttcattaaaaacacttttccagATTATGTCATGTTGAACTAAAAATTGATTCTACCAGAAAGCTCCAGTGAGATCTTTAGATATGGGGCagacactgctgtttcttttgctcGTTCTGCTCaatcagaataaatttttttaaaaagtacgTCTTACTAGATGCCCATTAaattttcacagtgtttttgAATATACCTTCTTATCAATGCTGATTACTACAATGTGTGTCTAAATAAAAGCTCCTCTTCATAATcaaattcctcctccttcctgatTCATTAAATGAGGTCACAGCCCAGCATTTGAATCCACGGATGTGAATTGTGACAACACTCTTAAAATAATTGGGTAGGTGGGTATGGGGGTGGCTGATAAGGAAAAACGCTActatttattttagataaatGGGTCATCAGAAAtaagaggaaatgaaatgaacagGAGAGCAGACAAATGGGattcacacaaagcagtttttaaagttCACTTCCTACAAGCTGAAGGGATGAAATACTTTCAACAGAGCAAATCAAAGGCTGGAAATTTTAATTTGCAGCATCACCGTTCACTTTATTGACTGACAGAAGCATTTAAACAGGCCTTTCAGGCAGCAAAGGCAATGCATGACTTAGAGGAGCACCTAGAACTTTACACACGATCTTCATATTTGTCTCTACGAAAAAACATGTGCTAATTTCATATTCCAGTTAATTGGGCAGGAAAGGTCACACTACGGCACAGAGAGCACCCTGTATAAAGCTCAGTGACTCTCAAACCTTCGCGCAGGATGTGTCATTATATTGCTAGGAGGCCATTTCTACAGATGAAGAATGCAAAGCTCTAGCCATAATTGCAGCACACTTAAAGGTCAGAGTCTCTGAGACTTTTAAGACTGCAGAGATGCTTATTAAAGTGAGTACGCAATCTGGACAATAGTGGGAAACAATCCCTACAGAGgacgggggaaaaaaagtgaaacaaacaagaaagaacaTGGGACAAGAAGGCACTAAAAGGGTGGCTGTGCTGTGAGCACCTGCACGCATCCAGCAACATCAACTGCAGCAGTTTTTAATGGCGGTTAGAATCAAGGAAGAGCAGTAGCTTATCTGGTCCATTAAAAGCCCATTACTTTGGGAAGCATTTACATTTAAGGCCCTTGTCCAAAATATAAAAGTACCAACACGTCTTTCACCTGCATCTACTTCAAAGATaagagaaaaacactgaaagaaaaacaattagaaGACCATCCTATAGACAGGTTAATGTACTGTATCAGAATACAATGCACTACTGTGTTAAATATAGGACACCAACTGCAGCTGAGTCAATGCTGTGATAAtctgaaaggcaggaaaacaaaacaaggggTGTTTTGTGCTTGAGATTCAGGGGTGCTCACTGTTCTTCCTACCTGTGaatgaagtttttcttctccaggtaCTCCATGGCTGAGGAGATCTGAGTTGCCATGTACAGTAGCACCACAGCATTCACCTCCTGCCGGTTACACTCGCGCAGATAATCCAACAGATTCCCATATGTCATGAACTCCGTAATGATGTAGAAAGGAGGTTCCCGTGTGCACACCCCTAGGGACCAACATAAAGTTTACAATGAATGTTTGAGAACATCAGTGAATCTTCAGGTTTTGTCCTCTAGGGCAATTTATACCTCTAGAAGGTAGAAATACGGGGCTCACAGAAAGAATGAGTTCTGCTTGGAATTGGTTAATAGAGAGTTTTAATTTCCTGCTTCAGGCTCTGGCAACTTAAACATTAGGGAGATGAGATCATTAAAAATCATGTATTAGTGGTACAAATTGTGAATTTTGCCAGACAAtaaatgtctgtatttaaaGCCTTGGTATGGTAAGCAGCTTATCTGCTCCTTAACATCCATATCACTGCACAAGGGTTTAGTTCAAATCCCTCTGCCTGGTATTTATCACTTACCTAATAATTGCACCAAGTTCGGATGCTTGATCTCCTTCATTACTGCGGCTTCTTTCAAGAACTCTTCCACCTCCATGGTATCCTCCTGCAGAACAATGGCAAAGCTTTGGCAAGGACAGCATGCACAAAGGAGGAACAGATTTTTGTATGAGGACACAAAAAGAACTGCAAACTGACAACATAAGCCACAGTTCTTTCAAGGTAATTTTTCCCTGTAGCCACATCACAATGCCAGGGAGTTAGGAACGTTGTTTTTTTtgtaggatttaaaaaaaaatatatttttataattcttaTTCTAACGGAGCTTTTTGGGGCAAGAAAATCCATATCCCTTTTGTGAAGGGCCTCTCACAGGACCACTCAGGcgctgaaaaggaaaaatgtgcttgttcctaacagaaaaaaaagataacatgaaataaaaagtacagaaaagaaaaaagaatgaacatAAAAGGAAGGATACGCCACAATCAAATGCTTGAGAAGCTGCTGAAATGCGGGCCCCCAGTTTCACTGGGTAGGAGCAACAAATCCCCCCTTTCAGACGGGGAGGCATGACCGATGGCAGCCACTCCGTAATTGCAAGCCTGAGGTTTCACAGATTTCATTTCTGGCATTTAGATCCTGACCCATGACGTAACCATTCTGGGCAGACGTGTCACTACCTATTCGTTGAACGCCATAAAGTTGCTTGGCACAACACAAAACTGAGGAAGATACAATCTTGCTCAAAAGACatattttctgaagcaaatacGCCCCAAATGGCCAGAAGGTCATTTCAAAGTGGTGCAAAAATACAGATCTATTCCTAAAGCAACGTTTCTTTCTatatccatatttttttttcattggtgGATTAATGTTGACAGGCTACATGGGTGAAGTGTTTTAAGGAAGGATTGGAAAGGATTTACTGCTGCTGGTGAGAATGATAACAGTGGGCTGCTGCTGTAAGATCCAGccagctctctgctttgcagttAGCAATGAGAACCTTTTTCAAACAGTTCCATTCAATCATTTACTATTCGTTGCCAATTAGCTTGATTGGCAGCTGTGATTTGCTGAACACACTCTGTCAAAACTAGTAGCCCAAAGGTCCTTGTGAGCAGAAccttaaactgttttctttggcAAAGGAAACTGGGTTAATAATCCAGGTTGCAAAATTACCCTAAATACGCATTTATCTTATGCATGCTTACAAACTCTGAAAGGTTGCTCCTCTGCATAGCTGTTCCACTGTTTTAAATCTCTTACCTCACAGTGACCAAATTAATAGGAAGGACACACACAGAGAACTACTGTAACAATGATCTCTCTGAAAACCTGATCTCATGCAAAGAACCAAGCTTAACCAGCTTCCATCTTCCACTGTACAAAACCAcggaagaaataaaacagttctGGCTATACTATATTTTCCTAGCAGAGCACGGAACCATGCCATGGCATTAAGGGACACCAGGGCTGCACATTGCCTAATTTAAAACACAGGCTtctctgctggggaaaaaataaaaaaaaaaaaaaaaggggggggggggagaggtaGTCCTAATG
This genomic window contains:
- the ABL1 gene encoding tyrosine-protein kinase ABL1 isoform X1, whose protein sequence is MGQQPGKVLGDQRRPSLPALHFIKGAGKKESSRHGGPHCNVFVEHEALQRPVVSDFEPQGLSEAARWNSKENLLSCPSENDPHLFVALYDFVASGDNTLSITKGEKLRVLGYNHNGEWCEAQTKNGQGWVPSNYITPVNSLEKHSWYHGPVSRNAAEYLLSSGINGSFLVRESESSPGQRSISLRYEGRVYHYRINTASDGKLYVSSESRFNTLAELVHHHSTVADGLITTLHYPAPKRNKPTIYGVSPNYDKWEIERTDITMKHKLGGGQYGEVYEGVWKKYNLTVAVKTLKEDTMEVEEFLKEAAVMKEIKHPNLVQLLGVCTREPPFYIITEFMTYGNLLDYLRECNRQEVNAVVLLYMATQISSAMEYLEKKNFIHRDLAARNCLVGENHLVKVADFGLSRLMTGDTYTAHAGAKFPIKWTAPESLAYNKFSIKSDVWAFGVLLWEIATYGMSPYPGIDLSQVYELLEKDYRMERPEGCPEKVYELMRACWQWSPSDRPSFAEIHQAFETMFQESSISDEVEKELGKKGMRSVVSNFLQAPELPTKTRTSRRAAESKDATEGLETTHARGQGECDPLDHEPAISPLLPRKERVALESSLNEDERLLPKDKKHNLFSALIKKKKKTAPTPPKRSSSFREMDGHSDRRAGGEEECRDAGNGAFIASPADAADPSKFQSPSNGAGVTNGVVAGNSGFLSPHLRKKSSTMSSSRGVAGEEESSSNSSKRFLRSCSASCVPHGAKDTEWKSVTLPRDLQSTGRQFDSSTFGGHKSEKPALPRKRANEAKTDIAVRGTVTPPPRLLKKNEETTDDVFKDAESSPGSSPPTLTPKLGRRQPAAPPSSSVLHKDDGVKSSALGTTVTMDQGSAAKLNPAGFVGAGKASSEEPRLRRLKQTSESAGKDKGKLSKLKPAPPLPLSSSSIGKPGKVSHSPSHEAAADVVSGPKSKQLTQVADAVSSDAVKPNQSGEGVKKLGIPSVPKPQSSTKLLMSTATPAASSSSVPSAPGGDQPSSTAFIPLISTRVSLRKTRQPPERIASGTITKGVVLESTEALRIAISKNSEQMASHSAVLEAGKNLYTFCVSYVDSIQQMRNKFAFREAINKLENNLRELQICPATAGSGPAATQDFSKLLSSVKEISDIVQR
- the ABL1 gene encoding tyrosine-protein kinase ABL1 isoform X2, whose protein sequence is MKMLEICLKLVGCKSKKGLSSSSSCYLEEALQRPVVSDFEPQGLSEAARWNSKENLLSCPSENDPHLFVALYDFVASGDNTLSITKGEKLRVLGYNHNGEWCEAQTKNGQGWVPSNYITPVNSLEKHSWYHGPVSRNAAEYLLSSGINGSFLVRESESSPGQRSISLRYEGRVYHYRINTASDGKLYVSSESRFNTLAELVHHHSTVADGLITTLHYPAPKRNKPTIYGVSPNYDKWEIERTDITMKHKLGGGQYGEVYEGVWKKYNLTVAVKTLKEDTMEVEEFLKEAAVMKEIKHPNLVQLLGVCTREPPFYIITEFMTYGNLLDYLRECNRQEVNAVVLLYMATQISSAMEYLEKKNFIHRDLAARNCLVGENHLVKVADFGLSRLMTGDTYTAHAGAKFPIKWTAPESLAYNKFSIKSDVWAFGVLLWEIATYGMSPYPGIDLSQVYELLEKDYRMERPEGCPEKVYELMRACWQWSPSDRPSFAEIHQAFETMFQESSISDEVEKELGKKGMRSVVSNFLQAPELPTKTRTSRRAAESKDATEGLETTHARGQGECDPLDHEPAISPLLPRKERVALESSLNEDERLLPKDKKHNLFSALIKKKKKTAPTPPKRSSSFREMDGHSDRRAGGEEECRDAGNGAFIASPADAADPSKFQSPSNGAGVTNGVVAGNSGFLSPHLRKKSSTMSSSRGVAGEEESSSNSSKRFLRSCSASCVPHGAKDTEWKSVTLPRDLQSTGRQFDSSTFGGHKSEKPALPRKRANEAKTDIAVRGTVTPPPRLLKKNEETTDDVFKDAESSPGSSPPTLTPKLGRRQPAAPPSSSVLHKDDGVKSSALGTTVTMDQGSAAKLNPAGFVGAGKASSEEPRLRRLKQTSESAGKDKGKLSKLKPAPPLPLSSSSIGKPGKVSHSPSHEAAADVVSGPKSKQLTQVADAVSSDAVKPNQSGEGVKKLGIPSVPKPQSSTKLLMSTATPAASSSSVPSAPGGDQPSSTAFIPLISTRVSLRKTRQPPERIASGTITKGVVLESTEALRIAISKNSEQMASHSAVLEAGKNLYTFCVSYVDSIQQMRNKFAFREAINKLENNLRELQICPATAGSGPAATQDFSKLLSSVKEISDIVQR